In Actinomyces radicidentis, one genomic interval encodes:
- a CDS encoding ArsR/SmtB family transcription factor — MSDIELDRVLSALSDPIRRDILQRIASDGPQFCGDLDLKYDVAKSTMSYHFKVLRESGLMHTEAIGKHRRITRRDSAIDNLFPGLLQSVGLPPGEGRWQEPAEAQESGAREAS, encoded by the coding sequence TTGAGTGACATCGAACTCGACCGAGTGCTCAGCGCACTGTCAGACCCGATCCGGCGAGACATCCTCCAGCGGATCGCCTCCGACGGACCGCAGTTCTGCGGCGACTTGGACCTCAAGTACGACGTCGCCAAGTCGACGATGTCCTACCACTTCAAGGTCCTCCGAGAGTCCGGCCTCATGCACACCGAAGCCATCGGGAAGCATCGCCGCATCACGCGCCGCGACAGTGCGATCGACAACCTCTTCCCGGGTCTGCTCCAGTCGGTTGGGCTCCCCCCCGGCGAGGGTCGATGGCAGGAACCTGCCGAGGCCCAGGAGTCGGGCGCCCGCGAAGCGAGCTGA